The following proteins are co-located in the Spinactinospora alkalitolerans genome:
- a CDS encoding SAF domain-containing protein — protein sequence MSVKTDLDETDIRAVDDEIEAMPAVQSLRSRRRPWVVLAGVVLTAVSGAAASALYLAADDRTEVLVVARDVSYGQELAARDLVRAQVALDPAVDSVPAENLSRVVGQRVSADLQEGQLLVPANTRSDVVPARDSQLVAMPLRPGQVPARGLHSGDLVDIVATSGDGDGDPDSPPPTITGRIVQVGAPGAEGVRVVDVETAATDGAELAALAAGGDIALVINPAAAVED from the coding sequence GTGTCGGTTAAGACGGATTTGGACGAGACGGACATCCGCGCCGTCGATGACGAGATCGAGGCGATGCCCGCGGTGCAGTCGCTCCGTTCGCGGCGCCGCCCCTGGGTGGTGCTCGCCGGGGTGGTGCTGACCGCGGTCTCCGGCGCGGCCGCGTCGGCGCTCTACCTCGCGGCCGATGACCGGACGGAGGTGCTGGTCGTGGCCAGGGACGTGTCCTACGGGCAGGAGCTGGCCGCCCGGGACCTGGTCAGGGCGCAGGTGGCGCTGGACCCGGCGGTGGATTCGGTCCCCGCCGAGAACCTGTCGCGGGTGGTCGGTCAGCGGGTGTCGGCGGACCTGCAGGAGGGACAGCTCCTGGTTCCGGCGAACACCCGGTCCGACGTGGTCCCGGCCCGCGACTCCCAACTCGTCGCGATGCCGCTGCGGCCGGGCCAGGTGCCGGCCCGCGGGCTGCACTCCGGCGACCTGGTGGACATCGTCGCCACGTCCGGCGACGGCGACGGCGACCCGGACTCCCCGCCGCCCACGATCACCGGCCGAATCGTGCAGGTGGGAGCGCCCGGCGCCGAAGGCGTCCGGGTGGTCGACGTCGAGACGGCCGCGACCGACGGCGCCGAACTGGCGGCCCTGGCCGCCGGCGGCGACATCGCCCTGGTCATCAACCCGGCCGCAGCGGTGGAGGACTGA
- a CDS encoding CpaF family protein: MSVFEFRTRREASANDDGEAAVSWEDVRHLRAAVVERLTGELGGRHADEEYRRHLGREFIAEEVQEWGNRRVSAGEPAPTLAQEQRLRTRLWDALFGLGRLQPLLTEDVENVEINGYDEVWLRMASGEVARAEPVADSDEDLVAELRFLASQSGRSLSTARPSLHLELADGSRLAAMIETTRRPHVVLRRHRLTGMTLGDLVGRATLSTGLRHVLAAAVRARKNILVTGPQNSGKTTLVRAMATEIPADQRFASIEQEYELHLDRLGLHPHVVAMQAREGGSELGPDGRPAGEIGLDRIIRDSLRMNLSRIIVGEVRGPEALPMLDAMTTGDGGSMATMHAHSARGAVERLVALCGRHGLAPDIAYRVIADAVDLIVHVHLVDDTWRAGGCRHRFVREVVALEPGADGRPAITEVYLPDDEGRAVATGDPGPLEGDLVRAGLPPKWLRPGNDQWKSAPAARVSPAASS, translated from the coding sequence ATGTCGGTCTTTGAATTCCGCACCCGCCGGGAGGCCTCGGCGAACGACGACGGTGAGGCCGCGGTCAGCTGGGAGGACGTGCGCCACCTGCGCGCGGCGGTGGTCGAGCGCCTCACCGGCGAGCTGGGCGGCCGGCACGCCGACGAGGAGTACCGGCGCCACCTCGGGCGGGAGTTCATCGCCGAGGAGGTGCAGGAATGGGGCAACCGGCGGGTGAGCGCCGGCGAGCCCGCGCCCACGCTCGCCCAGGAGCAGCGGTTGCGGACCCGGCTCTGGGACGCCCTGTTCGGGCTGGGGCGGCTGCAGCCGCTGCTCACGGAGGACGTGGAGAACGTCGAGATCAACGGCTACGACGAGGTGTGGCTGCGGATGGCCTCGGGCGAGGTCGCCCGCGCCGAGCCGGTGGCCGACAGCGACGAGGACCTGGTCGCGGAACTGCGGTTCCTCGCCTCCCAGTCGGGCCGAAGCCTCTCGACGGCGAGGCCGAGCCTGCACCTGGAGCTGGCCGACGGCAGCCGGCTGGCGGCGATGATCGAGACCACCCGCCGCCCGCACGTCGTGCTCCGCCGCCACCGCCTCACCGGGATGACCCTCGGCGACCTGGTCGGCAGGGCCACGCTGTCCACCGGCCTGCGCCACGTCCTGGCCGCAGCGGTCCGCGCCCGCAAGAACATCCTGGTCACCGGCCCGCAGAACTCCGGCAAGACCACGCTGGTCCGCGCCATGGCCACGGAGATCCCCGCGGACCAGCGCTTCGCCTCGATCGAGCAGGAGTACGAGCTCCACCTCGACCGGCTCGGCCTGCACCCCCACGTCGTGGCGATGCAGGCCCGCGAGGGCGGCTCGGAGCTCGGCCCCGACGGCAGGCCGGCGGGCGAGATCGGCCTGGACCGGATCATCCGCGACAGCCTCAGGATGAACCTGAGCCGCATCATCGTCGGCGAGGTCCGCGGCCCCGAGGCGCTGCCGATGCTCGACGCGATGACCACCGGCGACGGCGGGTCCATGGCGACCATGCACGCCCACTCCGCCCGCGGCGCCGTCGAGCGCCTCGTCGCGCTGTGCGGGCGGCACGGTCTCGCCCCCGACATCGCCTACCGGGTCATCGCCGACGCCGTCGACCTCATCGTGCACGTCCACCTGGTCGACGACACCTGGCGCGCCGGCGGCTGCCGGCACCGGTTCGTGCGCGAGGTCGTCGCGCTGGAGCCGGGCGCGGACGGGCGTCCGGCGATCACCGAGGTGTACCTGCCCGATGACGAGGGCCGGGCGGTGGCCACCGGCGACCCGGGCCCGCTGGAGGGCGACCTGGTGCGGGCCGGACTGCCCCCCAAATGGCTGCGGCCGGGCAACGACCAGTGGAAGAGCGCCCCCGCCGCGCGGGTGAGCCCGGCGGCGTCGTCATGA
- a CDS encoding type II secretion system F family protein, with protein sequence MTPETVAAVIGIGVAGGIGLVIVGCLGQVTAPPRPGEAGDPAGPAPDRRSARPSRITVGALAGVLAGALAWMVTGWPVLLPALPLAVLGLPFLLGGEREARERVDRLAAIEEWVRGLAGRLTAGATLEQALEAGAAGVPAPIRPELQRLAARLRQGQTTPVALRALADELAGFTGDQVVAQLLLAHRRRGPGVAEALGQLAEWVAEEVAALRAVEAERARPRSRVRAVTVVAFGAFAVLAMTGGYMEPYATASGQLVLAVVLCASAGALVWMRRITATPPEPRLFDAPVPQSDATAVLR encoded by the coding sequence ATGACCCCCGAGACCGTCGCCGCGGTGATCGGCATCGGGGTCGCCGGAGGGATCGGCCTGGTCATCGTCGGTTGCCTGGGCCAGGTCACCGCGCCGCCGCGGCCGGGCGAGGCCGGCGATCCGGCCGGGCCCGCACCGGACCGGCGCAGCGCGCGCCCGTCGCGGATCACGGTCGGTGCCCTCGCGGGCGTCCTCGCCGGGGCGCTCGCCTGGATGGTGACGGGCTGGCCGGTCCTGCTCCCCGCGCTGCCGCTCGCCGTGCTGGGCCTGCCGTTCCTGCTCGGCGGGGAGCGCGAGGCGCGCGAACGCGTCGACCGCCTCGCGGCGATCGAGGAGTGGGTGCGCGGCCTGGCCGGCCGCCTCACCGCGGGCGCCACCCTGGAGCAGGCACTCGAAGCCGGCGCCGCCGGTGTTCCGGCCCCGATCCGGCCGGAGCTGCAGCGCCTCGCCGCGCGGCTGCGCCAGGGGCAGACGACCCCGGTCGCGCTGCGCGCCCTGGCCGACGAGCTCGCCGGGTTCACCGGCGACCAGGTCGTCGCCCAGTTGCTGCTGGCCCACCGGCGGCGCGGGCCGGGCGTGGCCGAGGCGCTCGGGCAACTCGCCGAATGGGTCGCCGAAGAGGTCGCGGCCCTGCGCGCCGTCGAGGCCGAGCGGGCGCGCCCCAGGTCCAGGGTCCGGGCCGTCACCGTGGTCGCCTTCGGCGCCTTCGCGGTGCTCGCCATGACCGGCGGCTACATGGAGCCCTACGCGACCGCGTCCGGGCAGCTCGTCCTGGCCGTGGTCCTGTGCGCGTCCGCCGGGGCGCTGGTGTGGATGCGGCGCATCACCGCCACGCCCCCCGAGCCCCGGCTCTTCGACGCGCCCGTCCCGCAGTCGGACGCGACGGCGGTGCTCCGGTGA